Proteins encoded by one window of Phytohabitans houttuyneae:
- a CDS encoding HEAT repeat domain-containing protein codes for MLLAVDKGGGPVEHSDVERFCLEHSSRVGVLGSFLLSTGTPDERAREALANSPVVFVSVAGHEENTEPTPESVANFSQLLLGAVSVNSAVKRLAELERGATADAAASTEDPLHSAYLALLVLYHSELEFLADGRGGRSTVAVSGSGVETAMSAGYALQIHPRDGRQERVFLPSAAEIERGISLAGTAYELSLRAERTGGDEPLARMLSHVSRQFISYYLAWADGRRHELPFAELREQFEAFVGEPHISILTGQLADFRPPQQVTFLEMLRHLRARAATADLLDALDSMVPKVQEVCLKTLADFGTLDDLAPLEPFLRSRRESLRDAALDVIGKLGGDAAALHLIQLLNTDTVPLTESVLQAIARTRSVLGLGALIDFGSGRREVELPVLKAVESCLDAVDVDAVRGDGARYLAPEVLERYVALLFDADTDPAKRLALKLAAAYQLPAGVEYIEKALADESLVTRLRAIQVVPLVASDRLVQAMTDSLASLPEDYETQKLVTWMTTNLGVRHGRDGPAGELGATSDLDLHRAVATSLSKVDSDLARARLEELPAAVPDDESGDAEQHDWQSVPLMNSVFACPNGLTIWVAHSTREREADGVAFATLIHGNTFDDAMRVPEAANMLSGGMSMTQGTETEILEDVVFPCLRGEQPRFPTSVGMGEFVRTTVEGGKTVVEDRTDLHDPDSRDRAG; via the coding sequence ATGCTCCTGGCCGTCGACAAGGGCGGCGGGCCGGTCGAGCACTCCGATGTGGAGCGCTTCTGCCTCGAGCACTCGTCCCGGGTCGGCGTGCTCGGTTCCTTCCTGCTCTCCACCGGCACGCCCGACGAGCGGGCCAGAGAAGCCCTGGCAAACAGTCCCGTCGTGTTCGTGTCGGTCGCGGGCCACGAGGAAAACACCGAGCCGACGCCGGAGAGCGTCGCCAACTTCTCCCAGCTCCTGCTCGGCGCCGTCTCGGTCAACTCCGCCGTCAAGCGCCTGGCTGAGCTGGAGCGCGGCGCGACCGCGGATGCTGCCGCCAGCACCGAGGACCCGCTCCACAGTGCCTACCTGGCGCTGCTGGTGCTCTACCACTCGGAGCTGGAGTTTCTCGCCGACGGCAGGGGCGGCCGCAGCACGGTCGCCGTGTCGGGGTCGGGGGTCGAGACGGCGATGTCGGCCGGCTACGCCCTGCAGATCCATCCCCGCGACGGGCGGCAGGAGCGCGTGTTCCTCCCCAGCGCGGCCGAGATCGAGCGAGGGATCTCGCTCGCGGGGACGGCCTACGAGCTGTCGTTGCGGGCGGAGCGGACCGGCGGCGACGAGCCGCTGGCGCGGATGCTCAGTCACGTCTCGCGGCAGTTCATCTCGTACTATCTCGCCTGGGCCGACGGCCGACGCCACGAGCTTCCGTTCGCGGAGCTGCGCGAGCAGTTCGAGGCCTTCGTCGGCGAGCCGCACATCTCGATCCTCACGGGACAGCTAGCCGACTTCCGGCCGCCGCAGCAGGTGACGTTTCTGGAGATGCTCCGGCACCTGCGCGCCCGGGCTGCGACGGCCGACCTGCTCGACGCCCTCGACTCGATGGTCCCGAAGGTCCAGGAGGTGTGCCTGAAGACCCTCGCGGACTTCGGCACCCTCGACGACCTCGCACCGCTGGAGCCGTTTCTCCGGTCCCGGCGCGAGTCGCTGCGAGACGCGGCGCTCGACGTGATCGGAAAGCTCGGCGGGGACGCGGCGGCGCTACATCTCATCCAGCTGCTCAACACCGACACGGTGCCACTGACGGAGTCGGTCCTGCAGGCGATCGCGCGCACGCGCTCCGTCCTCGGGCTGGGCGCCCTCATCGACTTCGGCTCGGGGCGGCGGGAGGTCGAGCTGCCGGTGCTCAAGGCCGTCGAGTCCTGCCTCGACGCAGTCGACGTGGACGCCGTGCGCGGTGACGGCGCGCGGTACCTGGCGCCCGAGGTGCTCGAACGCTACGTCGCCCTCCTCTTCGACGCCGATACCGACCCGGCCAAGCGGCTGGCCCTCAAGCTGGCCGCCGCGTACCAGCTTCCCGCCGGCGTCGAGTACATCGAAAAGGCCCTCGCGGACGAGTCGCTGGTGACCCGGTTGCGCGCCATCCAGGTGGTGCCACTTGTTGCTTCGGACCGGCTCGTCCAGGCCATGACGGACTCCCTGGCCAGCCTGCCCGAAGACTACGAGACGCAGAAGCTGGTGACGTGGATGACCACGAACCTGGGCGTGCGGCACGGGCGCGACGGGCCGGCGGGCGAGCTCGGCGCCACCTCGGACCTGGACCTGCACCGGGCCGTCGCCACCTCGCTCTCCAAAGTGGACAGCGACCTGGCGCGGGCCCGCCTGGAGGAGCTGCCGGCCGCCGTGCCCGACGACGAGTCCGGCGACGCGGAGCAGCACGACTGGCAGAGCGTGCCGCTGATGAACTCCGTCTTCGCCTGTCCGAACGGGCTGACCATCTGGGTGGCGCACAGCACCCGCGAGCGCGAGGCCGACGGCGTGGCTTTCGCGACCCTAATTCACGGCAACACCTTTGACGACGCCATGCGCGTGCCTGAGGCGGCAAACATGCTCAGCGGCGGCATGAGCATGACACAGGGCACCGAGACGGAAATCCTGGAGGACGTGGTATTTCCGTGTCTGCGCGGCGAGCAGCCGCGCTTTCCCACCTCCGTCGGGATGGGCGAGTTCGTGCGGACGACCGTCGAGGGCGGCAAGACCGTTGTCGAAGACCGGACCGACCTGCACGACCCTGACAGTCGCGATCGGGCGGGGTGA